A region from the Diadema setosum chromosome 17, eeDiaSeto1, whole genome shotgun sequence genome encodes:
- the LOC140241178 gene encoding uncharacterized protein gives MTVFKDPPVADILSLEFHEGRLPSTAVILSITCHVDSRDQPFPRLHTFIIQTETGTESNSSSLILSPRPEWCMNVTCIGQNDYGSTSSMETYCPTDPPEEGLISILVENDTDTTNVNITCFIDSSVQPTHPINIFGVEVNDGVIEIEMSDFPSDDNVTVVVILCHVTEEYQPFPDFHQYVITADNLTLSRGRSTWVYLSPKPEKCVSVTCSALNDFGFITASEIYCPTDPPVADIISVEFLEKRLSSSAVFLSITCHVDSRDQPFPRLHTFIIQTETGTESNSSSLILSPRPEWCMNVTCIGQNDYGSTSSIETYCPRDDVIEIKLSEYTSDDNVTVVVILCHVTEEYQPHPDFHQYVITADNLTLSRGRSPWVYLSPKPEKCVSVTCSALNDFGFITASENYCPTDYVHVTGILQTMSTTYALLIVLFVLGVVVCVVTVMQRKKDTPEVTVRLVGGSGDHEGRVEILCDGVWGTVCDGGWGTEEGNAVCRQLGYSSVASVHTNAHFGQGSGPIWLDYWTYCPTSDKKSLLECYRGPWGCYPSYYGSSCGHDDDVGVRCTGERNLSAAAAIFANADLNEGLTYGVDRFTYYDMTSRLTFTPTTANHGDTLQCHVYGVVRSATLEVTGGVDVPRSITPCITPSPGTPPGENILSIDAVEIRGEDNLVNLVISCHVNFTDQPSPYLHTYTISTETTTLSSSSSGSAILSPRPNACIELTCSATNGIGTTSATRTHCPRDKPPERIINVGFETQEAAEQSLIITCHVDPEDQPFPPINTYLIAVDDSVISDSASPTVTIDVQPNTCIDVVCTGINEYGETEMTKTYCPPQPEAGPEQPGSNILRIETTEIRGEGNLVTLIITCHVDLSDQPYPHLHTYTITADNDTLSSSSCASAILSPLPDGCINVTCSATNGIGDTLSWMEHCRTEFPSGGPIASPHRRVLQQSSTTYALLVVVFILSIITCFTVLVKRKNVF, from the exons ATGACTGTTTTCAAAGATCCACCTGTCGCCGATATACTATCTTTGGAATTCCATGAGGGAAGACTACCCAGCACTGCAGTCATCCTTTCCATCACTTGTCACGTGGATTCACGAGACCAGCCGTTTCCTCGTCTGCACACTTTCATCATCCAAACGGAGACTGGGACGGAGTCTAACTCCAGCTCTCTGATCCTATCACCCCGCCCCGAATGGTGCATGAATGTCACTTGCATTGGTCAGAATGACTATGGGTCGACTTCTTCTATGGAGACCTACTGCCCGACAG ATCCACCAGAAGAAGGTCTGATCTCAATCCTAGTGGAAAACGACACAGATACCACCAATGTTAACATCACCTGTTTCATCGATTCGTCGGTTCAACCCACACATCCTATCAACATTTTTGGTGTCGAGGTAAACG ATGGTGTGATTGAAATCGAGATGTCTGACTTTCCGTCCGATGACAATGTGACGGTTGTCGTAATTCTGTGTCACGTGACTGAAGAGTACCAGCCCTTCCCTGATTTCCACCAGTACGTGATTACAGCAGACAACCTGACGCTCTCAAGAGGCAGATCTACGTGGGTCTATCTCAGCCCTAAACCTGAGAAATGTGTCTCTGTCACTTGTAGCGCCCTTAACGACTTCGGTTTCATCACTGCATCAGAAATTTATTGTCCAACTG ATCCGCCTGTCGCCGATATAATATCTGTGGAATTCCTTGAGAAAAGATTATCCAGCAGTGCAGTTTTCTTATCCATCACTTGTCACGTGGACTCGCGAGACCAGCCGTTTCCTCGTCTGCACACTTTCATCATCCAAACGGAGACTGGGACGGAATCTAACTCCAGCTCTCTGATCCTATCACCACGTCCCGAATGGTGCATGAACGTCACTTGTATTGGTCAGAATGACTATGGATCGACTTCTTCTATCGAGACCTACTGCCCAAGAG ATGATGTGATTGAGATCAAGTTGTCCGAGTATACGTCCGATGACAATGTGACGGTTGTCGTAATTCTGTGTCACGTGACCGAAGAGTACCAGCCGCACCCTGATTTCCACCAGTACGTGATTACAGCAGACAACCTGACGCTCTCAAGAGGCAGATCTCCGTGGGTCTATCTCAGCCCTAAACCTGAGAAATGTGTCTCTGTCACTTGTAGCGCCCTAAACGACTTCGGTTTCATCACTGCATCGGAAAATTATTGTCCAACTG ACTACGTACATGTGACTGGAATCCTGCAAACAATGTCGACAACGTACGCCCTCCTCATCGTCCTTTTCGTTCTCGGCGTTGTGGTGTGCGTCGTCACCGTCATGCAGAGGAAGAAAGACACGCCCGAAGTAACAG TAAGACTCGTGGGAGGGTCTGGCGACCACGAAGGCCGAGTGGAGATACTGTGTGACGGGGTCTGGGGCACGGTGTGTGATGGAGGTTGGGGTACTGAGGAGGGGAACGCGGTGTGTCGACAGCTTGGGTACTCATCGGTAGCTTCGGTACATACCAATGCCCACTTCGGGCAAGGCTCTGGCCCTATTTGGTTAGACTATTGGACCTATTGTCCAACATCGGATAAAAAATCGCTATTAGAGTGCTACAGAGGGCCGTGGGGATGCTACCCGTCGTACTATGGCTCCAGCTGTGGGCACGACGATGATGTGGGCGTAAGATGTACAGGAGAAC GAAATCTGAGTGCTGCAGCCGCAATATTTGCCAACGCAGACTTAAACGAAGGCCTAACTTACGGCGTTGATCGCTTCACTTATTACGACATGACGAGTAGATTGACATTCACCCCAACGACAGCAAACCACGGCGATACACTTCAGTGTCATGTGTACGGTGTTGTGCGCTCTGCTACTCTGGAGGTTACAG GTGGTGTCGATGTACCCCGGTCCATCACTCCATGTATCACTCCAAGTCCCGGTACCCCTCCAGGAGAGAACATCTTATCCATCGATGCTGTAGAGATCAGAGGCGAGGATAACCTGGTTAATCTGGTCATCTCCTGTCATGTGAACTTCACCGATCAGCCGTCCCCGTACCTCCACACCTACACCATCAGTACTGAGACTACAACTCTATCGTCATCAAGCTCCGGCTCAGCCATCCTCTCACCACGCCCTAACGCCTGCATCGAACTCACGTGCTCCGCGACGAACGGGATTGGAACAACCTCAGCCACGCGTACACACTGTCCTCGAG ATAAGCCACCAGAAAGAATCATCAATGTGGGCTTTGAGACTCAAGAAGCTGCTGAACAAAGTCTCATCATTACTTGCCACGTGGATCCAGAAGACCAACCCTTTCCACCAATCAACACGTACCTCATTGCAGTCGACGATAGCGTCATTTCCGATTCAGCTTCTCCTACGGTGACGATTGACGTTCAACCCAACACATGCATCGATGTCGTGTGCACtggtataaatgaatatggAGAGACTGAAATGACCAAGACTTACTGTCCCCCACAGCCAG AAGCCGGTCCCGAACAACCTGGTAGCAACATCCTTAGGATCGAGACGACGGAAATCAGAGGTGAAGGAAACCTGGTAACTCTAATCATCACCTGTCATGTTGACCTCTCTGACCAGCCTTACCCACATCTCCACACATACACCATTACAGCTGATAACGACACCTTGTCCTCCTCCAGCTGTGCCTCAGCGATCCTGTCTCCACTCCCCGATGGCTGCATCAATGTCACGTGTTCTGCGACCAATGGAATCGGAGACACGTTGTCATGGATGGAACATTGCAGGACAGAATTTCCTTCTG GGGGTCCCATAGCTAGCCCTCATCGACGGGTCCTTCAACAATCATCGACCACGTACGCTCTTCTCGTCGTCGTTTTCATCCTCTCCATCATCACCTGCTTCACTGTCCTCGTGAAGAGAAAAAATGTCTTTTGA